From a single Methanofollis sp. W23 genomic region:
- a CDS encoding queuosine precursor transporter gives MERKFALLAGLYIAALVAANLVGNKVAVIGGIVVSVAIFSYPVTFLVTDIVAEVFGKKKTTDLVLAGVASLIFVLLLTALSVALPPADRFPYNEAYTDIFGMSTRILIASIICFAASQTHDIWAFHFWKEKTHGKHLWLRNNLSTMGSQFIDSFAFMFIAFYGAAPEYTLGFVVSITIPYWLVKVVVAAVDTPFCYLGVRWMRGEDVTGSTP, from the coding sequence ATGGAACGGAAATTCGCCCTCCTCGCAGGGCTGTACATCGCAGCACTCGTCGCCGCCAATCTCGTCGGGAACAAAGTCGCCGTCATCGGCGGGATCGTCGTCTCAGTGGCGATCTTCTCGTACCCGGTCACCTTCCTGGTCACCGATATCGTCGCCGAAGTCTTCGGGAAGAAGAAGACCACCGACCTCGTCCTCGCCGGCGTGGCCTCCCTCATCTTCGTCCTCCTCCTCACGGCCCTCTCTGTGGCCCTCCCACCGGCCGACCGGTTCCCGTACAATGAGGCATACACCGATATCTTCGGGATGTCGACGCGGATCCTCATCGCAAGCATCATCTGCTTTGCCGCCAGCCAGACCCACGACATCTGGGCCTTCCATTTCTGGAAGGAGAAGACGCACGGCAAACACCTCTGGCTCAGGAACAACCTCTCGACGATGGGCAGCCAGTTCATCGACTCCTTCGCCTTCATGTTCATCGCCTTCTACGGGGCGGCGCCCGAGTACACCCTCGGCTTTGTCGTCTCCATCACCATCCCGTACTGGCTGGTGAAGGTCGTGGTGGCGGCCGTGGACACCCCGTTCTGTTATCTCGGGGTGCGGTGGATGAGAGGAGAAGACGTGACCGGATCCACTCCTTGA
- a CDS encoding sodium-dependent transporter translates to MNEKALWSSRLAFILAAIGAAIGIGNVWRFPYMAYSNGGGAFLIPYTVALVTAGIPLLIMEFGLGYKAKAGAPLSFRTLLGERREWIGWMAVLIGFLTMAYYCTILAWAANYTVFSTTLAYAGDTEAFFFGEFLGLSESIGFFDTINWLIVSGAAVAWLWVYVAVIRGVRSVEKMAYVTVVLPWLLILLFVVRGITLPGAMDGIAYYLTPDFSVLLDPQVWLAAYGQIFFTLSLGWGVMIAYASYLPEKSDIGKNAVIIALANSVTSIVAGLAVFSTLGYMAHQAGVPVTEVVRGGIELAFVTYPAAIQMLPFGAPIFGVLFFFMLLALGIASAFATIEAVNRAVIDQTGLPRRLVVPAVCISGFLLGLFFTTSSGYQWLDIADHYLSFFALVLVGALEAVAVGHLYGADLMRRFINAHSEIVIGRWWDLCIRYVAPALLFAALGFSILQGLAEPYGGYPLWANACGWALVLFIPLGAVAIARGVQKKDRWG, encoded by the coding sequence GTGAATGAAAAGGCACTCTGGAGTTCGCGTCTTGCATTCATCCTCGCCGCCATCGGAGCGGCGATCGGGATCGGGAATGTCTGGCGCTTCCCGTACATGGCCTATTCGAATGGCGGTGGTGCCTTTCTCATTCCCTACACCGTCGCCCTTGTAACTGCCGGGATCCCGCTCCTGATCATGGAATTCGGGCTCGGGTATAAGGCGAAGGCCGGGGCCCCCCTCTCCTTTCGCACACTGCTCGGCGAACGCCGGGAGTGGATCGGGTGGATGGCGGTGCTGATCGGATTCCTGACGATGGCCTATTACTGCACCATCCTGGCATGGGCCGCGAACTACACTGTCTTCTCGACCACGCTTGCGTATGCAGGGGATACCGAGGCCTTCTTCTTCGGCGAATTCCTTGGTCTCTCAGAGAGCATCGGCTTTTTTGATACTATCAACTGGCTCATCGTCTCGGGGGCGGCCGTCGCCTGGCTCTGGGTCTATGTCGCCGTGATCAGGGGGGTCAGGTCGGTGGAGAAGATGGCCTATGTCACCGTCGTCCTGCCATGGCTCCTCATCCTCCTCTTTGTGGTGAGGGGGATCACCCTGCCGGGGGCGATGGACGGGATCGCCTACTATCTCACTCCCGACTTCTCGGTCCTCCTCGACCCCCAGGTCTGGCTTGCGGCGTACGGCCAGATCTTTTTCACCCTCTCGCTCGGATGGGGTGTGATGATCGCGTATGCAAGTTACCTGCCTGAAAAAAGCGATATCGGGAAGAATGCGGTGATCATCGCCCTCGCCAACAGTGTCACCTCCATCGTCGCCGGGCTTGCGGTCTTCTCCACCCTCGGATATATGGCGCACCAGGCAGGGGTGCCGGTCACTGAGGTGGTGCGGGGTGGGATCGAACTGGCATTTGTCACCTATCCGGCGGCGATCCAGATGTTGCCCTTCGGCGCCCCGATCTTTGGGGTGCTCTTCTTCTTCATGCTCCTCGCGCTCGGGATCGCCTCGGCCTTTGCGACGATCGAAGCGGTGAACCGCGCCGTCATCGACCAGACCGGCCTCCCGCGCCGCCTTGTCGTCCCTGCGGTATGTATCTCCGGCTTCCTCCTCGGGCTCTTTTTTACCACCAGTTCAGGATACCAGTGGCTGGATATCGCCGACCATTACCTCTCCTTCTTCGCTCTCGTCCTGGTCGGAGCCCTGGAGGCGGTGGCGGTCGGCCATCTCTATGGCGCCGACCTGATGCGCCGGTTCATCAATGCGCACTCCGAGATCGTCATCGGGCGCTGGTGGGACCTCTGTATCAGGTACGTCGCCCCGGCCCTCCTCTTTGCGGCCCTCGGCTTCAGCATTTTGCAGGGACTTGCCGAGCCATATGGGGGGTATCCTCTCTGGGCCAATGCCTGTGGCTGGGCCCTGGTCCTCTTTATCCCGCTCGGTGCGGTGGCGATCGCACGAGGGGTGCAGAAGAAGGATCGATGGGGATGA